In Xanthomonas campestris pv. phormiicola, the DNA window GCACCGGTAGGCGGCCTGCCGAACGAGACGGATGGCGTTGGCCATCTCGCTTGGCTCATTCTCATGGGGGAGTAGTGCAACACTGATCGAGGCGACGGGCTCGTCACGGGCATCACGCACCAACGCGGCGGCTGACGCCACCCCTTCGATATTTTCGCTGAACACCGTCGCATAGCCTTGGTGCCGAATGGTGGCCAAGTCAGAAAGTAACTCTGCAATGGTTTGCCGAGTTCTCGCGGTGTAGCGAGTCAAAGGTTCTGGACCGAGGATTTTACGAACCTCAATTTCGGGCAATGTTGAGAGCAGCATTTTCCCGATCGCAGTGGAATGCAGGTTGATGCGTGATCCGGGCAGTATCCGGACGGAAATTGGCCCGCTGCTCTGGATGCTGTCGAGATACATGGCTGCGCCGTCACGGAGAACGCCGAGATAGCCATTGAGATGATGTTTGTCGGCAAGATCGGCGAGTTCACGCGTAACAGCGGACAGCAGCCTATCCTCGCGCCGCATGGTGCTGCCCAGGACGATCGCGCGATACCCGAGCCGATAACGCTTGGTTTCACTCGCCTGAGCGACGAAGCCATTCGCATGAAGGGTATTGACCAAGCGCTGCACGATTGTGGGGCTCAACGTTAGTTCCCGCGCAATGTCACGAATCCCCAACTCGGCATCCGACGTGCCAAGCAGGTTCAAGATGGTGAGCCCACGCTCCAGTGATTGATTTCCAGCCATGTTCCTATAATCGCAACAGTGAACCTATATTTGTATAATTACGAAA includes these proteins:
- a CDS encoding IclR family transcriptional regulator: MAGNQSLERGLTILNLLGTSDAELGIRDIARELTLSPTIVQRLVNTLHANGFVAQASETKRYRLGYRAIVLGSTMRREDRLLSAVTRELADLADKHHLNGYLGVLRDGAAMYLDSIQSSGPISVRILPGSRINLHSTAIGKMLLSTLPEIEVRKILGPEPLTRYTARTRQTIAELLSDLATIRHQGYATVFSENIEGVASAAALVRDARDEPVASISVALLPHENEPSEMANAIRLVRQAAYRCSQSIGYAGPPPRLTDDSTMQEAR